The following proteins are encoded in a genomic region of Triticum dicoccoides isolate Atlit2015 ecotype Zavitan chromosome 1B, WEW_v2.0, whole genome shotgun sequence:
- the LOC119349457 gene encoding probable 1-deoxy-D-xylulose-5-phosphate synthase 2, chloroplastic has translation MALQASLPSAFHAAPAITHASCRRQFQLRASAAAAASSAGAGDGKVVMGKQPATGAWKIDYSGEKPATPLLDTINYPVHMKNLSTTDLEQLSAELRAEIVNTVSKTGGHLSSSLGVVELTVALHHVFDTPEDKIIWDVGHQSYPHKILTGRRSRMHTIRKTSGLAGFPKRDESVHDAFGAGHSSTSISAALGMAVARDLQGKQNHVISVIGDGAMTAGQAYEAMNNSGYLDSNMIVVLNDNKQVSLPTATLDGPAKPVGALSKALTKLQSSTKLRRLREAAKTVTKQIGGSTHEVAAKVDEYARGMMSAPGSSLFEELGLYYIGPVDGHNLEDLVTIFEKVKSMPASGPVLIHIVTEKGKGYPPAEAAADKMHGVVKFDPTTGKQFKTKSPTLSYTQYFAESLIREAEVDDKVVAIHAAMGGGTGLNYFQKRFPERCFDVGIAEQHAVTFAAGLAAEGMKPFCAIYSSFLQRGYDQVVHDVDLQRLPVRFALDRAGLVGADGPTHCGAFDVTYMACLPNMVVMAPADEAELMHMVATASAIDDRPSCFRFPRGNGVGAVLPLDSRGTPMQVGKGRVLVGGNRVALLGYGTMVQACLKAAELLKEHDVFITVADARFCKPLDTELIRDLAAEHEILITAEEGSIGGFGSHVAHYLSLSGLLDGPLKLRSMFLPDRYIDHGAAEDQMEEAGLTPRHIAATVLSLLGRPLEALHIK, from the exons ATGGCGCTCCAAGCATCGTTGCCTTCCGCGTTCCACGCGGCCCCGGCCATCACTCACGCTTCTTGTCGGCGGCAG TTCCAACTGCGTGCGAGCGCTGCGGCCGCGGCTAgcagcgccggcgccggcgacgggAAGGTGGTGATGGGGAAGCAGCCGGCGACGGGCGCGTGGAAGATCGACTACTCCGGCGAGAAGCCGGCCACGCCGCTGCTCGACACCATCAACTACCCCGTCCACATGAAAAACCTCTCCACCACG GACTTGGAGCAGTTGTCCGCGGAGCTCCGTGCGGAGATCGTGAACACGGTGTCCAAGACCGGCGGCCACCTGAGCTCCAGCCTGGGGGTGGTGGAGCTCACGGTGGCGCTACACCACGTCTTCGACACGCCCGAGGACAAGATCATCTGGGACGTCGGCCACCAGTCGTACCCGCACAAGATCCTCACGGGCCGCCGGTCGCGGATGCACACCATCCGGAAGACCTCCGGCCTCGCCGGGTTCCCCAAGCGCGACGAGAGCGTGCACGACGCGTTCGGCGCCGGCCACAGCTCCACGAGCATCTCCGCCGCGCTCGGGATGGCCGTCGCGCGTGACCTCCAGGGCAAGCAGAACCACGTCATCTCTGTCATCGGAGACGGCGCCATGACCGCCGGGCAGGCCTACGAGGCCATGAACAACTCCGGGTACCTCGACTCCAACATGATAGTGGTCCTCAATGATAACAAGCAGGTCTCCCTCCCGACGGCCACCCTCGACGGTCCGGCCAAGCCAGTGGGCGCGTTGAGCAAGGCTCTCACCAAGCTCCAGTCCAGCACCAAGCTCCGGCGGCTACGGGAGGCCGCCAAGACCGTCACCAAGCAGATCGGGGGCTCGACGCACGAGGTGGCAGCCAAAGTGGATGAGTACGCGCGCGGCATGATGAGCGCCCCGGGCTCATCGCTCTTCGAGGAGCTTGGGCTCTACTACATCGGCCCCGTGGACGGCCATAACCTCGAGGACCTCGTCACCATCTTCGAGAAGGTCAAGTCCATGCCGGCGTCTGGGCCCGTGCTCATCCACATCGTGACGGAGAAGGGGAAGGGGTACCCGCCGGCGGAGGCCGCCGCTGACAAGATGCACGGCGTGGTCAAGTTTGACCCGACGACGGGGAAGCAGTTCAAGACGAAGAGCCCGACACTGTCGTACACGCAGTACTTCGCCGAGTCGCTCatccgggaggcggaggtggacgaCAAGGTGGTGGCGATCCACGCGGCCATGGGCGGCGGCACGGGGCTCAACTACTTCCAGAAGCGGTTCCCGGAGCGGTGCTTCGACGTGGGCATCGCGGAGCAGCACGCCGTGACCTTCGCAGCAGGGCTCGCCGCCGAGGGGATGAAGCCGTTCTGCGCCATCTACTCCTCGTTCCTGCAGCGCGGGTACGACCAGGTGGTGCACGACGTGGACCTGCAGCGGCTGCCGGTGCGCTTCGCCCTGGACAGGGCAGGCCTCGTCGGCGCGGACGGCCCCACGCACTGCGGCGCGTTCGACGTGACATACATGGCCTGCCTGCCGAACATGGTGGTCATGGCGCCCGCCGACGAGGCCGAGCTCATGCACATGGTCGCCACCGCCAGCGCCATCGACGACCGCCCAAGCTGTTTCCGCTTCCCCCGCGGCAACGGCGTGGGCGCCGTGCTGCCTCTCGACAGCAGAGGCACCCCCATGCAGGTTGGCAAGGGGAGGGTGCTCGTCGGAGGCAACAGGGTGGCGCTGCTAGGATATGGCACGATGGTGCAGGCCTGCCTGAAGGCGGCGGAGCTGCTGAAGGAGCACGACGTGTTCATCACCGTCGCCGACGCCCGCTTCTGCAAGCCGCTGGACACGGAGCTGATCCGTGACCTCGCGGCCGAGCACGAGATACTCATCACCGCCGAGGAGGGCTCCATCGGAGGCTTCGGCTCCCACGTGGCGCACTACCTCAGCCTCAgcggcctcctcgacggcccgcTCAAG CTGAGGTCGATGTTCCTGCCGGACCGGTACATTGACCACGGCGCCGCGGAGGACCAGATGGAGGAGGCCGGCCTAACGCCGAGGCACATCGCCGCCACGGTGCTGTCCCTGCTGGGCCGGCCACTGGAAGCGCTCCACATCAAGTGA
- the LOC119349458 gene encoding F-box protein At5g49610-like, with product MMGGSKRKSAIPSCGEAGKITAEAFPSSKKKKALLALCARLLPDDMMLEVLLRLPVKSILRFRVVCRSWAALLSSKDFCSLHMATCKVLPPAPKLLVVSPTEKLDSATVCSYSPSGPRDDLLFTIDSARPNSVEVLTPSPCCGLTLLYDAAALAYYVCNAATRAVARLPPYCDRARDFTAGLGFDAPTREYKVVRLINGLAHEDILRCEVYTPGADCWRPAAGGVPFRWSKFAHSAVGHAMMSKIQPVFANGFLHWLISPSLLIRRPRAAIILFSVAEETFGSIRSPPFWGSREHVRPWSQSEGEHLVVMDDQVCIVRNLRNGTPHGSALEIWGLLDYGSGDWTLNHRIDLSGHIRRELGEPQAVRVIGSLGNCRSGKKIVIATSKHWVYEKFHKKVYTYDPSCQVLEGILSVTETHTSVPCFIPGSRFSLFEESLAPVHKRDEEVALSSTLAKATKQTTSPS from the coding sequence ATGATGGGTGGCAGCAAGAGAAAGAGTGCCATCCCATCCTGTGGCGAGGCTGGGAAGATTACGGCAGAGGCGTTCCCAAgcagcaagaagaagaaggcccTTCTAGCTCTTTGTGCACGTTTGCTTCCTGATGACATGATGTTGGAGGTGCTACTTCGTCTCCCTGTCAAATCCATTCTCCGCTTCCGGGTCGTTTGCCGCTCttgggctgcactcctctcctccaAGGATTTCTGCAGCCTCCACATGGCAACCTGTAAGGTGCTGCCACCAGCACCAAAGCTACTGGTGGTCTCACCCACAGAAAAATTGGACTCGGCCACAGTATGCTCATACTCACCGTCAGGCCCGAGAGATGATTTACTCTTCACCATTGACTCTGCACGTCCCAACTCTGTGGAAGTACTGACGCCCTCACCATGCTGTGGCCTCACCCTTCTATATGACGCCGCCGCGCTAGCTTACTATGTTTGCAATGCAGCCACACGGGCAGTCGCACGTCTGCCACCTTACTGTGATCGTGCACGTGATTTTACTGCTGGGTTGGGATTTGATGCCCCGACAAGGGAGTACAAGGTAGTGAGGTTGATCAATGGGCTTGCCCACGAGGACATCCTCAGGTGTGAAGTGTACACACCAGGGGCTGATTGCTGGAGGCCTGCAGCTGGAGGAGTACCCTTCAGGTGGTCCAAGTTTGCACATTCTGCAGTTGGTCATGCTATGATGAGCAAAATACAACCTGTGTTTGCCAACGGATTCCTGCACTGGTTGATCAGTCCTTCTCTTCTCATCAGAAGGCCAAGAGCTGCCATCATATTGTTTTCTGTCGCAGAGGAGACCTTCGGATCCATCCGTTCACCACCGTTCTGGGGATCAAGAGAGCACGTACGCCCCTGGTCCCAGTCAGAAGGAGAGCATCTGGTCGTGATGGATGACCAGGTGTGTATTGTCCGGAACCTTCGCAACGGAACCCCTCATGGTAGTGCCCTGGAGATTTGGGGGCTGCTGGATTACGGCTCTGGTGATTGGACGCTAAATCATCGAATCGATTTGTCCGGGCACATCAGAAGAGAATTAGGCGAGCCACAGGCTGTGAGAGTTATTGGTTCTCTTGGCAATTGCAGGTCGGGGAAGAAGATTGTCATTGCTACTAGCAAGCACTGGGTTTATGAAAAGTTTCATAAAAAGGTTTACACCTATGATCCTAGCTGTCAGGTTCTAGAGGGCATTCTTTCGGTCACTGAGACACACACCTCTGTTCCATGCTTCATTCCTGGTTCAAGATTCAGTTTATTTGAAGAGAGCCTTGCTCCAGTGCATAAAAGGGATGAAGAGGTTGCCCTGTCATCTACCCTGGCTAAGGCAACTAAACAAACTACTAGTCCAAGCTAA